ATAGATGACGAAAAAAATTCAACATCAAGCGAAAGTTCTTTAAAACAAATAATATTATCAAACACAACATATATAGACGAATTACACAAGAAATTAGGGATTGATGGTTCTAAAATTGATAAAAATAAAAATATAAACAATATAGAACTTGCATATAAAACTATTTACAACAAGTTGAAGTCTTATAAATTAGAATTAAAAAATAAAGATATTGCTCCTGAAATTTGATTTGAAAAAGTTAAAGATGCCATTTTAAATCAAATGATCTTTGTCAAAATAAACTTCAATAACAACAATCAAACAACAAGTTTTCAACATAAGGTTTTTGAATCATTAAATAATAATGGTGTAAAACTTGAAGAATATGACTTAATCCACAATTACTTAGAAAGATTGTATTCTCAGGAAAAATTTGATGCACGTAATGATAAAGATATAAAAAAGGAATTAGACAAAGCTATAGAAGAATATAGAAAGTTTTGAAATGATGACATTATTGGAAAAATGAACCAAAGTGAAATAACTGAGTTTTTTAAAACATTATTGGAAAAAGAAACCTACGATCTAGTTAATAAAAAGACATACTATAAAACTTTTAAGGAAACCGAAATTGTTAAGAATAATGGTTTTATAAAAGTTTTCAATTGAATTAAGCGTAATTTTGTTTTATATACAAAATGTTTAAATGTTGCATATGGCAAAAAAGGTAGTTTAGATAGAGAACTATATTTCTACAATCTATTAAATAGAAAAAACTCATTACCTATCATAATGACCATTTACGAAAAAGTAAAAGAAACAGATGATAAGTCAAAAGAAACAGAAGAACTTAAGAAGATAGTAAAAATAATAAACACATATACAATGAGAAAAACAGCCGCTGGGCACAATTCTAAAAGTGAAAACAATTTATTTATTTCTATTTACAAAAAAATGTTTGGTCCTAATAAGATGTTTGATAATGACAAATGATATGATCAATTAATTCAATTATTAATAGAAGAAAATAAATCTGAAAGTTCTAGAATGCCTGAAGATAGCGAAATCCGTGATAGATTTAAATCACGTAATTACTATGGTACAGAATGATTAAAGCAATTCTTTAATTATGTGATTAACTATAATGAAACAGGTGTAAATCCTGTCGATATAAGTTTGTACACTTTTGAACATTGAATTCCTCAAAGTAAAAGAAGAAATTCTGATAATCAAGAAGAAATAAAAGCAATTGATTTAATTGGAAATTTATTTATCTTCAATAAAGAAGACAATAGTAAATTGTCTAATGCTTCTGATGAAGATAAGAAAGATATGTTAAATCAACTTCAAAAACAAGTTAATTTCAAAGTTAATGAACTTGCTCTTAATGAGAAAATAGATGCTAAAAAAGTTGATGAGAGATGTGTAGATCTTTTTAATGAATACTTCCTAAAATTTTTCGAAGATCCAAGACGCAAATTAAATACATTCCAAGATAAAAAAATCAAAAACAACACTAAACCAAGTGAGAAAAATGTATCTAGTGATTATCCAAAAGCATCAATTACAAAAGTATTGAAAGATAAGGACTTTTGAAACGAAAAATTAAAGAATAGAGTTGCTTTTGACTACAAGAATCAAAATAGTAGTAAGCAAACATATGCAGAAATAACATTTGGTGAGTTTGGTGATATTATTCTTCTCAAAGGTTCTAAAATAGTAAAGACTTTTGAATACAAAAATCCCCATGATGATGTTGTGGAATTACGTAATACAATCAAAACAGAAGTTTCAAGCGAGAATAATGAGATATTAATCACCCAAGAAAATGCTACATTCGAATTTATCTCACATCTATATGAATTTGTTAATAGCGCATATGAAAGTCATAATGAAAGATGAAAATTCAAAGATAATGAGAAATATATTGATGAAGAATATGTAGAATGAAAATTAGAAAAAGAATCGCAATAATTTTGCGATTTTTCTTATGTCCTAGGGTTCAAATACCAAATTTTACAGCAGGTAAAAACCGAATTTACAGTAAAATTATTTTAGAAAAGGAAGGTAGTCAATGAAAAACAGATACATCCCTACAATATATATATATATATATATATATATATATAGAACTTTAAATTCACAAAATAATTCAACGGAAGTAATTCGCGGTTTTTAACCGTGATTTTTTCGTATTTTTGTGAAAAACACAAAAGTCTTAAGAGTATTTGAAACCTTTGCTGGAATTGGCGCACAACACAAAGGTATTAAATACAACAATAAACATGATAAAGATGTGAATTTTAAAGTAGTAGCTACATCAGATTGAGATATGAGAGCTAATATTGCATATAGTGCAATACACCATAATTTAGACATAAACACCTTGAAGAGTGTCCTAAACAAACACAAGGTGAATAATTTAGATGATTTTCTTGAAGGAAAAACATATTCAAGTAATTCTAAAACACCATATAGAAATTTAAAAAGATTAGATCCAGAATTCAAAGAGATTTTAGTTGCGGCAAATCTTTTATCTAATAACCATAGTGATATTAATCAAGTTACAGGTGAAATAATCGATAACTTAAAAATTGATTTATTAACTTATTCATTCCCTTGTCAAGGGTTATCGGTTGCGAATATGGGACGTGATAAAGGGATTAAAAATAGTGAATCAACTTCAAATTTAGTTTGACAAATTGGGAGAATATTATCTGAATCACAACATAAACCTAAATACTTATTACTCGAAAACGTAAAACAACTTGTACATAAGTATAATGATGAATATCAAGAATGAAAAGATTACTTAGATGGATTAGGTTATAAAACATTTACAGGTATTTTCAATGCATTTGAACACGGTTCATTACAACGTAGAGAAAGAGTTTTTGCAATTAGTGTGCTTAAAGATACAAAAGTACCATTTGAGGAAAATGATATTGCATACAAAGAATATGTTGGTGCTTTCGGAAAGAAAATACCGCTTGAATCAAGGGGTAAACAATATTTAAATATTTTTGATGTTAATAATGAGAATGTTGAAGAAACAACAAAAGTAATAATTAATGATACACCATCTAGAGTAAGAATGGTAAATGAAGGTTTAGACTTATCTGACTTGGACAAAGCTGCAAAACGTAAATTTATTATTAATACACTTACAACCAAGCAAGATCGTTTACCTAACTCAGGTTATATTCCATTAAAGAATGATATTAGAAGAAAACTAGATTACCGTTTTATAACACCAAGAGAAGCTTATAAAATCATGGGATTTGAAGATAAGGATTTTGATAAATTAAAACCATTCATTGATAAAGGTTACTTAAACAATGAATGTTTATGAAGACAAGCAGGAAATAGTATTGATGTTAATGTTATTAAAAGTATTTTTAAATGTATTTTAGAGATAGAAAAATTTGATACAAAGGAAGAAAATAATGGCAGAGATTAAAAAAAGTTTTAAATTAGGTTATTGAAAACTCGGTACAAATGCCAAAAATTATATTGATGAATCTATTATTAGATCTATAGAATGTATTGAGAAAAAAGAGATTAATTTAATATCTAATAATAGAGACACATACGAAATAAAAATACATGAATGTCCAAATTATCCCGATAATTTTGGTATGTTTCTTACGGCTCCAGATAATGAAGAAATAAATTTATTTCCAACCAGGGATCCAAATCGTCCCGAAAATAAGGACAAAAAACAAAAAGAATTAGGTAATAGTAAGAAAACCTGAGGTCAAATTTGTAATGTGCTTTATTGTTTTGGAATTATTGAGCAAATTAAACAAAACTCCGAATATGTTTTTAGTAAAGAAGTAGAGCAAATACTTATCAATAAGAGCAACCAAGAAAATGATTTCTATGATTTTTTATATAACAACTTTATTCAAAATTTTAAAGATTACTACTTGTCAGATGTTTCGGATAAAAGTAAAAAATCTTTTAAAGAGAATGCAAGTAAAAGTTTCCTATTTACCATTTTCTTTGAGTTGGTGCGTAAATTTAAAGAATATGATGATGAGGTCATTGGCGGCTTTTACAACAATTTAAAAAATTACTTAGGTAACGACGATTTAGCAGATGAAATTATGTCTATAGAGGAAAATTACTGAGAAGACATAGTAAATAAACTTGCTCACAATAAAATGGATGATAAAAAGGCGCAAATTGCGTCATTGGTTGAAGAATTTAAGAATATTTTGTCTAATTCAATAACAAATTATGATGCAGAAAATGAAGATTTCGAAAACCAAAAAACATCTAAAAAAAATAACCAGAAAGACAACTTTATTAATTTTATAGATAAGAACGAAATATCTACTGGTATTCATAAAAAAACATTAGACGACTATAAATATAAACCTATTAAAGAAGTTAAAGGACAAATATTTAGCGTTATGACCGAAATATTTGATTTAATATTTAATAGAATTTTCAAGAATAAATTTAACATACCTATATATCAAAGAAATTATGTCTGATCTCAAGAGTTAATTAATAGATTAATGATTGATATTAATTCAAAGATAGATTCAGAATATGATGAATACCATTTTTTAGGAAATATAGTACTATGCAGCAAACATATTAGAGATGAAAATGATGATAATAAATCACACCAATATATTGTGGATGGTCAACAAAGAATTATTACATCTATTTTAATTTTGAACGTTATTTTTAAGTATTATCTCCAAAATGATTGAGAAGCACCAAAAGAATTATTTAAGATTTTTGAAAATACAAATACGGGGAAAGTTGAAATTCTAAATCACTTTCAAGATGATATATCTGATACTGAATCATATAAATACTTAAATAATTTATTATCAGGCAAAGGTGTTGATGCTAAGAATAAGAAAAGGCTTTATGACGATGTTGTTATTTACCGTAATGCTAATTGTATCTACACATGATTAAAAGATAAAATAGCACAAAAAGAAGATCAAAAAGCATATTTAGATAGTTTTTTAAAAACATTCGTTACGAAATTTATAATTAATGTTTGTTATCTAGAATTAAAAGATGAGTTCATATATTATGAAAAAATTAATTTATTAACAAAACCATTAAATGATATAGATTTAATTAAGTCATTTTTATATGCTGAATTAAACAAGCATTATGGCATTAAGTTTAAAAAATCACATTCAAACAATATATATAAATTTTTAGATTTCTTTGTAACTAAAAAAGGTGATGGAGTTAAGACTGAATTTGAAAAAGTAATAAAACTTTTTGCTTTTAACAACTTGGATTGAGCAAAATTTAATGAAATAGATACTAAAATACAATCAAAAAGTCGCATTACAAAAACATACACCTTTTTTGAGGCTGTTATTAAACAAAAGATCAAAGATGCTAATCCCAGCATTGAAGAATTTATTAAATGAGTAAAATTCGAAATCTCTAAGTGCTACTATGTGTTAGGTGAAAATGAGTCGTGAAATCTGATGGAAGACTTTAATATTACATCAGATTGAGAAGAAGAAAAAGTCAAATCATTAAGATTACTCTTACCTCACATTACAACTTGAACAAATCAAGGTGATCTGACTGATGTAACACCGGCAATTCTTGCTATTCTTGAAAAGGGTAATTTATTTGATGGAAAAATAATAGATGAAAAAATCAAACATGCCGAAAAAATTATTAATAATATTTATCCATTATTATTTGAAATAGAAAGGTTCACTTTCTTCTGGAAGTTAGATGAACTATTTAGGGGAAATTCATTGGGTGATAAATTTATTAGATTAGGGTATGCAATAAAAAATAATGAAATAAATACGAGTTTAGAAATCAAGGATCGTTTAAAGGATTTTTCTGCGCCCATAAAGAAATTCTTAAATAATACAGAAGATAAAGTTATAAATGATAAAAAATTAGAAGATGAATTTAGAGAAATATTAAAGAAACAATTCATTCAAAACACAGAAATGGGATCCGAAGTAAATAAGAAGAAGTTAAAAACATTACTTCGTATTGAGTGGTTCCTCTTAAATGATGAAAAACATTTAGTATCAGTTTTAACAAACTTGCAGCAATATAAAAACATAAGTAACGAAGCCAGTTATGAGCATATGGCTGCCACAAATGGTAATGATGATGTTTCTATGGAATCTAAGCAGATGATTGGTAATGGTGTTATTTATCATAAACGCCTAAATAGTAGTGATAGTAATCATAGATTTACGGTGAAGAAAAGATCGTATACAAAGGACCCTATTCTATCAAAATTGAAGATATATTCACTAGATACTAATAGTAATTATGAATCTAAGGATATTTATCCTAGTCAATGAGAAGATATTGATGATAATAAGATTTTAAGACGTAGCGAATGACTAATCGACATTTTAATAAGAATGTACCTAAAAAAATAAATTCATATGTATAAATTTTGTTAAAAAGAAAATACATTAACAATGTTAAAACCAAAAATTTATAATTGTAATTTTTAGTATTCTAAACTACTAAAATAGATAAATTAAAAAAGCACGTGATAAAGGAATTTTACCACCAGACACTAATTCGAGCGGTTATAAATTAATAAGCGACTTAGAAGTGAAGTCAATTTCACAAGCATTCAAATTTATTTTTGGTTAGGTTGCGGATCACAAGCACAACAAACTTGAAAATTCATCGCTCCAGGACAAACAATCGATGAAGCAGATCAAGATGTAAACTTAACGTATCTAGAAGACATACTTTTATCAAAAAATACCACAAAATAATGTGGTATTTTTTGTACGATTTTCCAT
The nucleotide sequence above comes from Mycoplasma sp. Pen4. Encoded proteins:
- the dcm gene encoding DNA (cytosine-5-)-methyltransferase codes for the protein MKNTKVLRVFETFAGIGAQHKGIKYNNKHDKDVNFKVVATSDWDMRANIAYSAIHHNLDINTLKSVLNKHKVNNLDDFLEGKTYSSNSKTPYRNLKRLDPEFKEILVAANLLSNNHSDINQVTGEIIDNLKIDLLTYSFPCQGLSVANMGRDKGIKNSESTSNLVWQIGRILSESQHKPKYLLLENVKQLVHKYNDEYQEWKDYLDGLGYKTFTGIFNAFEHGSLQRRERVFAISVLKDTKVPFEENDIAYKEYVGAFGKKIPLESRGKQYLNIFDVNNENVEETTKVIINDTPSRVRMVNEGLDLSDLDKAAKRKFIINTLTTKQDRLPNSGYIPLKNDIRRKLDYRFITPREAYKIMGFEDKDFDKLKPFIDKGYLNNECLWRQAGNSIDVNVIKSIFKCILEIEKFDTKEENNGRD
- a CDS encoding DUF262 domain-containing protein yields the protein MAEIKKSFKLGYWKLGTNAKNYIDESIIRSIECIEKKEINLISNNRDTYEIKIHECPNYPDNFGMFLTAPDNEEINLFPTRDPNRPENKDKKQKELGNSKKTWGQICNVLYCFGIIEQIKQNSEYVFSKEVEQILINKSNQENDFYDFLYNNFIQNFKDYYLSDVSDKSKKSFKENASKSFLFTIFFELVRKFKEYDDEVIGGFYNNLKNYLGNDDLADEIMSIEENYWEDIVNKLAHNKMDDKKAQIASLVEEFKNILSNSITNYDAENEDFENQKTSKKNNQKDNFINFIDKNEISTGIHKKTLDDYKYKPIKEVKGQIFSVMTEIFDLIFNRIFKNKFNIPIYQRNYVWSQELINRLMIDINSKIDSEYDEYHFLGNIVLCSKHIRDENDDNKSHQYIVDGQQRIITSILILNVIFKYYLQNDWEAPKELFKIFENTNTGKVEILNHFQDDISDTESYKYLNNLLSGKGVDAKNKKRLYDDVVIYRNANCIYTWLKDKIAQKEDQKAYLDSFLKTFVTKFIINVCYLELKDEFIYYEKINLLTKPLNDIDLIKSFLYAELNKHYGIKFKKSHSNNIYKFLDFFVTKKGDGVKTEFEKVIKLFAFNNLDWAKFNEIDTKIQSKSRITKTYTFFEAVIKQKIKDANPSIEEFIKWVKFEISKCYYVLGENESWNLMEDFNITSDWEEEKVKSLRLLLPHITTWTNQGDLTDVTPAILAILEKGNLFDGKIIDEKIKHAEKIINNIYPLLFEIERFTFFWKLDELFRGNSLGDKFIRLGYAIKNNEINTSLEIKDRLKDFSAPIKKFLNNTEDKVINDKKLEDEFREILKKQFIQNTEMGSEVNKKKLKTLLRIEWFLLNDEKHLVSVLTNLQQYKNISNEASYEHMAATNGNDDVSMESKQMIGNGVIYHKRLNSSDSNHRFTVKKRSYTKDPILSKLKIYSLDTNSNYESKDIYPSQWEDIDDNKILRRSEWLIDILIRMYLKK
- a CDS encoding DUF262 domain-containing protein codes for the protein MKEGKMDTRMITKGNVEPTNLANLFTVEGKEDYYIPTYQRNYVWGKDAINSLFNDLKSIVSFNDDNNFNEHFLGVILMYSPGEEYGRYPKYLIDGQQRITTLTLMLMALRNLMLKESEKTAQINEICENINKRFKNSSEKSVTLIDDEKNSTSSESSLKQIILSNTTYIDELHKKLGIDGSKIDKNKNINNIELAYKTIYNKLKSYKLELKNKDIAPEIWFEKVKDAILNQMIFVKINFNNNNQTTSFQHKVFESLNNNGVKLEEYDLIHNYLERLYSQEKFDARNDKDIKKELDKAIEEYRKFWNDDIIGKMNQSEITEFFKTLLEKETYDLVNKKTYYKTFKETEIVKNNGFIKVFNWIKRNFVLYTKCLNVAYGKKGSLDRELYFYNLLNRKNSLPIIMTIYEKVKETDDKSKETEELKKIVKIINTYTMRKTAAGHNSKSENNLFISIYKKMFGPNKMFDNDKWYDQLIQLLIEENKSESSRMPEDSEIRDRFKSRNYYGTEWLKQFFNYVINYNETGVNPVDISLYTFEHWIPQSKRRNSDNQEEIKAIDLIGNLFIFNKEDNSKLSNASDEDKKDMLNQLQKQVNFKVNELALNEKIDAKKVDERCVDLFNEYFLKFFEDPRRKLNTFQDKKIKNNTKPSEKNVSSDYPKASITKVLKDKDFWNEKLKNRVAFDYKNQNSSKQTYAEITFGEFGDIILLKGSKIVKTFEYKNPHDDVVELRNTIKTEVSSENNEILITQENATFEFISHLYEFVNSAYESHNERWKFKDNEKYIDEEYVEWKLEKESQ